In one Catenovulum adriaticum genomic region, the following are encoded:
- a CDS encoding right-handed parallel beta-helix repeat-containing protein: MERLDTSIGYKNKFLDKQKEDWRFIFDFSNQNEVNQNSIIVETKQALQQAISDVKPGTVIYMAPGRYLINKTVKLDQAGFENAPIELKSLNEEEPAELVVVTQEGFVLTAPYWIFSNLRFRGDCEFDTHCEHALHLAGNAKYAVIRNSEFKNFNAHIKANGNYSGQFPDFVLVENNNFTNEWVRETKNPVTPIDVVGGSNWIVKQNFIADFARKNKSKMSVAYGAFFKGAGENSLFEENLVACSWKLDYQSALDVRIGLSIGGGGSGKRFCRDKNCNFEYKDGKIHNNTILNCSDVGIYLNKAKQSQVYNNLLLSTLGIDARFPSTSADISNNSLNGRIKSRDNASTVLVDNHILSYEFHSLNAN; this comes from the coding sequence ATGGAAAGGTTAGATACGAGCATTGGTTATAAAAATAAGTTTTTAGATAAGCAAAAAGAGGATTGGCGTTTTATTTTTGATTTTTCAAATCAAAATGAAGTTAATCAGAACTCTATTATTGTTGAAACCAAACAAGCATTACAGCAGGCTATTTCAGATGTTAAACCCGGTACTGTTATTTATATGGCGCCAGGACGATACCTGATTAATAAAACCGTAAAGTTGGATCAGGCAGGGTTTGAGAATGCACCAATTGAATTAAAGTCATTAAATGAAGAAGAACCCGCAGAGTTGGTTGTGGTAACACAAGAAGGTTTTGTTTTAACAGCACCCTATTGGATTTTCTCTAATTTACGTTTTAGAGGAGATTGCGAGTTTGATACTCATTGCGAGCATGCATTGCACCTTGCAGGTAATGCTAAATATGCAGTTATCAGAAATAGCGAGTTCAAAAATTTTAATGCCCATATTAAAGCCAACGGTAATTATTCGGGCCAGTTTCCAGATTTTGTGTTGGTGGAAAACAATAATTTTACAAATGAGTGGGTTAGAGAAACTAAAAATCCTGTGACGCCGATAGATGTAGTCGGTGGCAGCAACTGGATCGTTAAACAAAATTTTATTGCTGATTTTGCAAGAAAAAATAAATCGAAAATGTCCGTTGCTTATGGTGCTTTTTTTAAAGGAGCAGGAGAAAATAGCTTATTTGAAGAAAATTTAGTCGCCTGTTCATGGAAACTTGATTATCAATCTGCTCTAGATGTTCGTATCGGTTTATCTATCGGGGGAGGTGGTTCTGGTAAGCGGTTTTGTCGGGATAAAAATTGTAATTTTGAATATAAAGATGGAAAGATCCATAATAACACTATTCTTAATTGCAGTGATGTAGGCATTTATTTAAACAAAGCTAAACAAAGCCAAGTGTATAATAATCTTTTGCTTAGTACGTTAGGTATTGATGCTAGGTTTCCTTCAACTAGTGCAGATATTTCAAATAATAGCCTTAATGGACGTATAAAGAGTAGAGACAATGCGAGCACCGTATTGGTAGATAATCACATATTATCTTATGAATTTCATAGCTTAAATGCTAATTAA
- a CDS encoding putative O-glycosylation ligase, exosortase A system-associated has translation MRDIVLVSCFFIILYFSFKRPFIGVSMWLWVSMFFPNGWVYGFGRSFRYSLMVAGVAILGYFLHEKDKIDYSKSIMVVAFIFLCWTFLSSLLTINYGFIVWPEFTKFFKVFLLFVFIQLIFKRQLHFETMAWALIFSVSFYGVTEGLKFISSFGNHIIKGLGGHILQDRNYLALAMNMVLPFLFYFIRKPGLHPQLKLILIGIFACNVIAILGSYSRSGLIGLIVIFFMLTRYSKQRVKILVVTSIIVITAIQFLPDAWFDRMNTIESAAQDDASFLGRVAAWKVSAAIAFDNPLLGGGFKAVENYDIWLEKMYKYSGGFLGEIDDYGYAKAAHSLYFQLLGDHGFGGLFIYLFLLFVTYLKLRKVIKSHDKNEWPRQYAEMMMISFAVYVVAGSTISVAVTDHPFAMFAMASCLPIKPKQNKQNIYSAH, from the coding sequence ATGCGTGATATAGTATTAGTATCTTGTTTTTTCATTATTTTATATTTTTCTTTTAAGCGCCCTTTCATTGGTGTATCCATGTGGCTTTGGGTTAGTATGTTTTTCCCAAATGGCTGGGTGTATGGTTTTGGGCGTAGCTTTCGCTATAGCTTAATGGTTGCTGGCGTCGCTATTTTAGGATATTTCTTGCATGAGAAAGATAAAATCGATTATTCAAAAAGTATTATGGTCGTCGCTTTTATTTTTTTATGTTGGACGTTTTTAAGTTCCTTATTAACGATTAACTATGGGTTCATTGTTTGGCCTGAATTTACCAAATTTTTTAAAGTCTTTTTATTGTTTGTATTTATTCAACTTATTTTTAAAAGGCAGCTTCATTTTGAAACCATGGCGTGGGCGCTTATTTTTTCTGTTTCATTTTATGGGGTAACAGAAGGGCTAAAGTTCATTTCTTCCTTTGGTAACCATATTATTAAAGGGTTGGGGGGACACATACTGCAAGATCGTAACTATTTAGCGTTAGCGATGAATATGGTACTTCCATTCTTATTTTACTTTATTCGTAAGCCAGGTTTACATCCCCAATTAAAATTGATTTTAATTGGTATCTTTGCGTGCAATGTTATTGCTATTTTGGGTAGTTACTCCCGCTCAGGTTTAATTGGCTTAATTGTTATCTTTTTTATGCTGACTCGTTATTCTAAACAGCGGGTTAAAATTTTAGTGGTAACTAGCATTATTGTCATTACCGCAATTCAATTTTTACCTGATGCTTGGTTTGACCGGATGAATACGATTGAATCAGCAGCACAGGACGACGCATCATTTTTAGGCCGCGTAGCCGCTTGGAAGGTCTCGGCTGCTATTGCATTTGATAACCCTTTGTTAGGAGGCGGTTTTAAAGCTGTTGAAAACTACGATATTTGGCTCGAGAAAATGTACAAATATTCAGGGGGATTTTTAGGTGAAATTGATGATTATGGGTATGCGAAAGCCGCTCATAGTTTATATTTTCAATTGCTGGGCGATCATGGGTTTGGTGGTTTATTTATATACTTGTTTTTACTTTTTGTGACTTATTTAAAGCTTAGAAAAGTCATTAAAAGCCATGACAAAAATGAATGGCCCAGACAGTATGCGGAAATGATGATGATATCATTTGCTGTTTATGTCGTAGCGGGCTCCACGATTAGTGTTGCGGTAACAGACCATCCATTTGCTATGTTTGCGATGGCGAGTTGTTTACCAATTAAACCAAAGCAAAATAAGCAAAACATATATTCGGCACACTAA
- the prsT gene encoding XrtA/PEP-CTERM system TPR-repeat protein PrsT: MQKKLLCSLMIGLLTACTPASETDYVEQASQQVESKDYQAAIISLKNAIQINPENPDTRMQLGQIYARLGNLVLAEKELYRAVELKQVDENAVLSLFRIYHLTEDLKNTQEVYKNNPSTMSEDGSQLANIYFAIANLKQGERETGLARLKKAANTNKKYSDIAQALIHVEAGEAPQANAYITQQLLKTPDNLFVIYNAAHIYFLNRKMDLTVELFKKFSDKQPLYHPAKLFLANAMVENNNFDEASDVIKQILKVDETQPYAHYLRSIINYHQRDYEAAKTDSEYALSRNLNSNKLNLIAGLSNFELKNYEQAYNHLQKVPDLFKDSPKMNQIITFLRLQLGYTNEAADQLLAKSELNEQDSKLLTSVGYELIKSGDISQAEALIQKAESAEDSPSLLAQTGLLKLYLNDKSGIEDFERSIELDPDNKNIKKLLVSTYIEDKAFDKAIELATQWQTEEPDSIMALNALGTAYGLSGQAEKAQEIFDKALEIDPKNAASLFYKTSRLVEQQQYDKAEQLAQKMIEAAPTYLPGLRLYRYVMLLQDKANRSLKKLKDIKQSNPDNASVKYYYVSQLMQAKQYNNVIKELESDKASNKPDLHYNALGDAYLLTGQYSLAEDIYKAWKARRANSPTPVLKLINMQIVQSKYDKALSLIQNYLVKSPDSIHFRMLEIEVLIEKKALDQAKTKLAELNKLGNYPSATKAYEGKIAFYEQRYEAAESGLKSLYKLKSSSENALLLFTCYKRMQQDKQAIQFLYDHLEKVPSDLVIRQLLAEQFVNSDPQKAVDQYTLLTKYNPKDSAPYNNIAWLVLSHGDPNKALEYSSIAYDLAPNNVEVIDTHSLALYRTGSIAKAQDVLTKGIKKHPDVVALKLNLANILIKDGKAQEAKALLTGLKSKNPTEQKSIENMREGL, translated from the coding sequence ATGCAAAAAAAATTACTATGCTCTTTAATGATCGGATTATTAACCGCTTGTACTCCGGCATCTGAGACTGATTATGTAGAACAGGCAAGTCAGCAAGTTGAGTCTAAAGATTATCAAGCCGCCATTATAAGCTTGAAAAATGCGATTCAAATCAATCCTGAAAACCCTGATACTCGCATGCAATTAGGACAAATATACGCGCGTTTAGGTAATTTGGTTCTGGCTGAAAAAGAACTTTATAGAGCCGTTGAATTAAAACAAGTCGACGAAAATGCGGTGTTGTCATTGTTTCGAATTTATCATCTAACGGAAGATTTAAAAAATACTCAAGAAGTATACAAAAATAACCCTAGCACTATGTCGGAAGATGGTAGCCAACTAGCCAATATCTATTTTGCAATCGCCAATTTAAAACAAGGTGAACGCGAGACTGGGCTAGCACGGCTAAAGAAAGCTGCGAATACTAACAAAAAATATTCTGACATAGCACAAGCTTTAATTCATGTTGAAGCTGGAGAAGCTCCACAAGCAAATGCTTATATCACACAACAATTATTAAAAACACCGGATAATTTATTTGTCATTTATAACGCCGCTCACATTTACTTTTTAAACCGAAAAATGGATTTAACGGTAGAGCTATTTAAGAAGTTTTCGGATAAACAACCACTTTACCATCCCGCTAAACTATTTCTCGCTAATGCGATGGTTGAAAACAATAATTTTGATGAAGCATCAGATGTCATTAAGCAAATTTTAAAAGTTGATGAAACTCAACCTTACGCTCATTACTTAAGATCGATTATTAATTACCATCAACGCGACTATGAAGCAGCTAAAACAGATTCTGAATATGCATTGTCCAGAAACTTAAATTCAAATAAATTAAACCTTATTGCAGGTTTAAGTAACTTTGAACTTAAAAACTATGAGCAAGCTTACAATCACTTACAAAAAGTACCTGACCTGTTTAAAGACAGCCCTAAGATGAATCAAATTATCACCTTTTTGCGGTTGCAATTAGGTTATACCAATGAAGCGGCGGATCAATTATTAGCTAAATCAGAATTGAATGAGCAAGATAGTAAACTTTTGACATCCGTTGGTTATGAGTTGATAAAAAGCGGTGATATAAGCCAAGCTGAAGCTTTAATCCAAAAGGCAGAATCAGCAGAAGATAGTCCAAGCCTATTGGCTCAAACGGGTTTACTAAAACTCTATTTAAACGATAAATCTGGTATTGAAGATTTCGAACGTTCGATAGAGCTAGATCCTGATAACAAAAATATCAAAAAGCTGCTTGTTTCGACTTATATTGAAGATAAAGCATTCGACAAAGCAATTGAACTAGCAACCCAATGGCAAACAGAAGAGCCGGATTCAATCATGGCTTTAAATGCATTGGGGACAGCCTATGGATTATCAGGGCAAGCAGAAAAAGCACAGGAGATTTTTGATAAAGCTTTAGAGATTGATCCAAAAAATGCCGCATCACTATTTTATAAAACTTCTCGCTTAGTTGAGCAGCAACAATATGATAAAGCAGAGCAATTAGCTCAAAAAATGATTGAAGCTGCCCCCACCTATCTACCTGGGTTAAGACTTTATCGCTACGTGATGTTGTTACAAGACAAAGCTAACCGCTCGCTTAAAAAGTTAAAAGATATTAAACAAAGCAATCCAGATAACGCTTCCGTAAAATATTATTATGTTTCGCAATTGATGCAAGCAAAACAATACAATAACGTTATTAAAGAATTGGAATCAGATAAAGCTTCGAATAAGCCTGATTTGCATTATAACGCTTTAGGAGATGCCTATTTATTAACTGGACAATACTCATTAGCTGAAGATATTTATAAAGCATGGAAAGCTCGCAGAGCGAACTCACCTACACCAGTGCTAAAATTAATCAACATGCAAATAGTTCAAAGTAAGTACGACAAAGCTTTATCACTCATTCAAAACTATTTGGTTAAATCGCCTGATAGTATCCATTTTAGAATGCTAGAAATTGAAGTTTTAATTGAGAAAAAAGCATTAGATCAAGCCAAAACTAAATTAGCTGAATTGAACAAGTTGGGGAATTACCCAAGCGCCACTAAAGCGTATGAAGGCAAAATCGCTTTTTATGAACAAAGATATGAAGCGGCAGAATCTGGATTAAAAAGCTTATATAAGCTCAAATCCAGTAGTGAAAATGCTTTATTGCTATTTACTTGCTACAAACGCATGCAACAAGACAAGCAAGCGATTCAATTTTTATATGACCATCTTGAAAAAGTACCGTCAGACCTGGTGATTCGTCAACTATTAGCGGAGCAGTTTGTTAATAGTGACCCACAAAAAGCTGTAGACCAATATACGTTGTTAACTAAATATAATCCAAAAGATAGCGCACCTTATAACAATATAGCTTGGCTGGTGTTATCTCATGGTGATCCTAATAAAGCGTTAGAGTACTCAAGTATTGCTTACGATTTAGCACCTAATAACGTGGAAGTTATAGATACTCACAGTTTAGCCCTATACCGCACTGGATCAATAGCTAAAGCTCAAGATGTACTAACGAAAGGCATTAAAAAGCACCCAGACGTGGTCGCTCTAAAACTGAATTTAGCCAACATACTCATTAAAGATGGAAAAGCTCAAGAAGCAAAAGCTCTGTTAACTGGGCTCAAAAGCAAAAATCCAACTGAACAAAAATCCATTGAAAACATGAGAGAGGGTTTGTAA
- a CDS encoding GNAT family N-acetyltransferase, whose product MLNIKTSELLEPNQIADEWQQLEQKCESVECFVSWPWISTWLSTLVNSAKLFRVYDNQKLIALAIVCETDNKNIKVGFGKTAYLHKTGYSHLDEIWIEYNQALVLPNYELSAHQAIIDYLLTQPSINQVEFGVSVSDKISMINCAMKKEIWQQPSYSTKLMNWPKDSASTQLPQHLSKNFKRQLKRSNQAFRKFGELKLSVASTLSDKQAYLEALGELHKTKWLSSSKGFNNSDFVRFHHQLILQHPNFCQILKIDAGDTNLGYLYFFTYRQKAYFYMSGLQTFSDNKLKSGISCHYLAICHFAQQAFTHYDFMAGYARYKASFSERVIQMQSTRFFKSSIQNRLLFIAYKIKHIIFNTKH is encoded by the coding sequence ATGCTAAATATAAAAACCAGCGAGCTGCTTGAACCCAATCAAATTGCCGACGAATGGCAACAATTAGAACAAAAATGTGAATCGGTAGAATGTTTTGTCTCTTGGCCTTGGATTAGTACTTGGTTATCTACACTTGTGAATTCAGCTAAGTTATTTAGAGTTTATGATAATCAAAAATTGATTGCATTGGCCATTGTTTGCGAAACTGACAATAAAAATATTAAAGTAGGATTTGGCAAAACCGCATATTTGCATAAAACTGGATACTCTCATTTAGATGAAATTTGGATTGAATACAACCAAGCGCTGGTTTTGCCCAATTATGAACTGAGTGCACATCAAGCAATTATCGATTATTTATTAACACAACCCTCAATAAATCAGGTTGAATTCGGTGTTAGTGTGAGTGATAAAATCAGCATGATAAATTGCGCAATGAAAAAGGAAATATGGCAACAGCCTAGCTATTCAACTAAATTAATGAATTGGCCGAAGGACTCAGCCTCAACGCAACTCCCGCAGCACCTCTCTAAAAACTTTAAACGGCAATTAAAACGGTCTAATCAAGCGTTTCGTAAGTTTGGTGAATTAAAGCTAAGTGTGGCCTCTACTCTGTCTGACAAACAAGCATACCTTGAAGCACTTGGAGAGCTACATAAAACTAAATGGTTAAGTTCTAGCAAAGGTTTCAATAATTCAGATTTTGTTAGGTTTCATCATCAGCTTATTTTACAGCACCCTAATTTTTGCCAGATTTTGAAAATTGATGCAGGTGATACAAACCTAGGTTATTTATATTTTTTCACTTATAGACAAAAAGCTTATTTTTATATGTCTGGGTTACAAACTTTCAGCGACAATAAACTAAAGTCAGGCATTAGTTGTCATTATTTAGCCATTTGCCATTTTGCCCAGCAAGCTTTTACCCACTACGATTTTATGGCCGGGTACGCTCGCTATAAAGCATCATTCTCTGAACGTGTAATTCAGATGCAAAGTACACGTTTTTTTAAAAGCAGTATACAAAATCGATTATTGTTTATTGCCTATAAAATTAAACATATAATTTTCAACACAAAACACTAA